The Streptococcus mitis region TGGAGATTTTCCCCCTCGTGGTCGTTCAAGAGAATCTTACCAGCGATGTCAAGGTAGTCTTTGGCTGGGCCAGCAAAGTCAAACTGGCTGAGGAAAAGAGCTAGGTAAGTCGCACCATTGACACCTGAAGCAGGCATAGCACCGTGGGCTGATTTACCAATGATGGTAACCTTGTACTGACCGTTTTCTTCTTGGAGTTCTCCTCTAAGTTTGTGTTCTGCAACAAAGGCATCTAGTTTAGCTTGCAAGTCAGCCAAATCACCTGAAACGACTGCTGTTGCTGATTCTGGTACCATATTTTCACGTAAACCACCTGTAAAGCTGTGAAGACGGGCACCACCTGCATTTTCACCTGCAAAATGTAGGTATTCTGTAATATTTCCTTTTTCACCGTTGATGATAGGGAATTCAGCATCAGGAGAGAAACCCAAGTCTGGTTTGGCAAGTCCTACGTGCTCAAAGTAGTAGTCCATGTCTGCCCAGCCTGATTCTTCATCAGTTCCGACGATGAAGCGAACTTTCTTAGAAGTTGGAAGGCCCAATTCTTTGATGATTTTCAAACCATAGTAACAAGCTGTTGTAGGACCCTTGTCGTCCGAAGCCCCACGCGCATAAAGGCGACCGTCTTTGATCGTTGGTGTGTAAGGGTCTGTGTCCCAACCGCTACCAGCTGGAACCACATCCATATGGGCAAAGATTCCGAGAACTTCTTCTCCTTCACCAAACTCAAAATGTCCTGCATAGTTATCAACATTTTTAGTTGGGTAGCCATCACGGTCTGCGATTTCAAGGAATTTCTCCAAAGCTTTTACTGGACCAGGTCCAAATGGATGTTCAGCATCAACCTTGCTGTCATCACGTTCTGAGTTGATTTCCAAAAGGCTAAACAAATCAGCCAAGAGGTCTTCTTTACGTTTTTCTACTTCTGCTGTAAAATCAATTGCTGTCATATTATCTTCCTTCTATCTTTTCTCGATGATTTCATCTACTGGCAAGCGGTAGCTTGGTTCCAATTTCTCGTCTGTGTAACCTACCGTAATCAAGAGTTCTGGGCGGAAACGGTCTTCAATGTCCAAAACTTCGTTGACTTTTGATTTATCAAATCCAAGAATAAGATTTGATCCGATTCCTTGGTCTGTAAGAGCGAGAATCAAGTTCATAGCAACCAAACCTGCATTGAGGGCTAGGTAGTCGCTGACTTGTTGTTCATTGTAGCGCGCAAATTCAGCTGGCAAATTTTTCATGAAGTATTGAAGTTGTTCTTCTGAGAAATTGTTAGCACCACCAACTCGGGCAATCTTACGAGCACGTTTGGCTAAGTCCGTATCTGTAAAGAGGGCAATGGTTACAGGTGCTGATGATACCTGTTCAAAGTTAGAACCGTAAGCCAACTTTGCCAATTCAGCATTTTTCTCACGAACAACCACAAATTTCCAAGGCTGGCTGTTGTGGGCACTTGGTGCCAAGGTTGCAATTTCGATAGCCGTTCGCACATCTTTTGGATCAACTGGCTTATCAGTGAAATGCTTAGTCGCATGACGTTTTTTATTTAATTCAAGAAATTTCATAATCGATTTCCTTTTCTAATTCTACTGCTTCCATTCTACCATAATTTGAAAGAGCTTGCAGGGATTTTTCATGATTAAGATTTTTTATTACAGTCATAAAAAATATATATTGGTTCATGGGGAAAGTTTCTGATAAACTAGCAGATGACTTTACATTTGATTGGAGACATTATGAAAAAATTTAGCCTATTACTAGCCATCCTACCATTTTTAGTTGCCTGTGGAAATCAAACTACACCTAAAGAGACTAGCGCCCAAAAGACAATCGTCGTTGCTACAGCTGGCGATGTGCCACCATTTGACTACGAAGACAAGGGCAACCTGACAGGCTTCGACATCGAAGTTTTAAAAGCAGTGGATGAAAAACTCAGCGGTTACGAGATTCAATTCCAAAGAACTGCCTGGGAGAGTATCTTCCCAGGACTTGATTCTGGCCACTATCAGGCTGCGGCCAATAACTTGAGTTACACAAAAGAGCGCGCTGAAAAATACCTCTATTCGCTTCCCATTTCAAATAATCCCCTCGTCCTTGTCAGCAACAAGAAAAATCCTTTGACTTCTCTTGACCAAATCGCTGGAAAAACAACGCAAGAAGATACCGGAACTTCAAACGCTCAATTCATCAATAACTGGAATCAAAAACACACTGATAATCCTGCTACTATCGATTTTTCTGGTGAAGATATCGGCAAACGAATCCTAGACCTTGCTAACGGAGAGTTTGATTTCCTAGTCTTTGACAAGGTATCCGTTCAAAAGATTATCAAGGACCGTGGCTTAGACCTTTCTGTGGTTGACTTGCCTTCTGCCGATAGCCCCAGCAACTATATCATTTTCTCAAGCGACCAGAAAGAGTTTAAAGAACAATTTGATAAAACACTCAAAGAACTCTACCAAGACGGAACACTCGAAAAACTCAGCAATACCTATCTAGGTGGTTCTTATCTCCCAGATAAATCTCAGTTACAGTAAAATATACTAAAAGC contains the following coding sequences:
- a CDS encoding nitroreductase family protein, yielding MKFLELNKKRHATKHFTDKPVDPKDVRTAIEIATLAPSAHNSQPWKFVVVREKNAELAKLAYGSNFEQVSSAPVTIALFTDTDLAKRARKIARVGGANNFSEEQLQYFMKNLPAEFARYNEQQVSDYLALNAGLVAMNLILALTDQGIGSNLILGFDKSKVNEVLDIEDRFRPELLITVGYTDEKLEPSYRLPVDEIIEKR
- the pepV gene encoding dipeptidase PepV, giving the protein MTAIDFTAEVEKRKEDLLADLFSLLEINSERDDSKVDAEHPFGPGPVKALEKFLEIADRDGYPTKNVDNYAGHFEFGEGEEVLGIFAHMDVVPAGSGWDTDPYTPTIKDGRLYARGASDDKGPTTACYYGLKIIKELGLPTSKKVRFIVGTDEESGWADMDYYFEHVGLAKPDLGFSPDAEFPIINGEKGNITEYLHFAGENAGGARLHSFTGGLRENMVPESATAVVSGDLADLQAKLDAFVAEHKLRGELQEENGQYKVTIIGKSAHGAMPASGVNGATYLALFLSQFDFAGPAKDYLDIAGKILLNDHEGENLQIAHVDEKMGALSMNAGVFRFDETSADNTIALNIRYPKGTSPEQIKSILENLPVASVSLSEHGHTPHYVPMEDPLVQTLLNVYEKQTGLKGHEQVIGGGTFGRLLERGVAYGAMFPDSIDTMHQANEFIALDDLFRAAAIYAEAIYELIK
- a CDS encoding amino acid ABC transporter substrate-binding protein, whose translation is MKKFSLLLAILPFLVACGNQTTPKETSAQKTIVVATAGDVPPFDYEDKGNLTGFDIEVLKAVDEKLSGYEIQFQRTAWESIFPGLDSGHYQAAANNLSYTKERAEKYLYSLPISNNPLVLVSNKKNPLTSLDQIAGKTTQEDTGTSNAQFINNWNQKHTDNPATIDFSGEDIGKRILDLANGEFDFLVFDKVSVQKIIKDRGLDLSVVDLPSADSPSNYIIFSSDQKEFKEQFDKTLKELYQDGTLEKLSNTYLGGSYLPDKSQLQ